GGAATGTGTATGATATTTAACTATGTGGGTGATTTGTGCCCGAAATATAGCCGTAAGGCAGGCTTTACCTTGGTGGAATTGCTTGTCTATATGGCAATCCTTGGCGTTGTTGTCCTTGTTGCAGGGCAAGCTATTACCGATAGCACTAAAATTCGCGTTCGCACACAAAATATGCTGGCCTCAAGCCAGAATGCCGAGAACGTGGCAAGTTTGTTAAAAGACGATATCGCACAAATGGGTGCTAAGGAATACGAAACTGAAAAATATTCAGGCATTTTCAATGTTGTCCAAAATGCATTTATGGACCCAAATAATGCAGATGCTTCTTTAATAGACAAGTCTTCGTATTTTTTGCAAAAGGGAACGGGCGAATTTGACAGTTTGTACTTTAGAAAAATCCGCTATGACGATGATGGTAAATATGTAGGGCTCGAGGCTGTCTCGTGGTACGTGCACGATGGCGTGCTTTATCGCCGCTGCAAACGCCTTGAAAGTGCTGCGGGTGCAATTGACGATGCAACGTGCCCTGCGGATGGCAATACAGAAGTGGCGATTGCAAATGACATGTCGCGCTTCAAGGTTGTGCCGGCGAAGCCCAAATTGCTAGAAGCAAGTACGGGCAAGGTGATGTTCCCGCCGGCTGGGGATGTGTCGGAATTTCGCTTGATTTCCCGTTATGACGGCACAAAAATGCTTCGCTTGAATTTGACTCCCGAACTTGGGGGCAATCCGGTCAAGCTTTCTGGATTTGTTACAAATTACGATGTCGATGCAGAAGCTTATTCGACCGTGAATAGAATCAACCAGCTTTATGCCGCTCAGGCAAATAGCGGTTCTGGCAGCTGGTCGGAACTGTGTTCCGAAATGACTTTTACGCCAGGGGCGGAGTACGAGATATCCTTTAAGTTGCCGATTCTCTCGTCTACGGATGCTTCCCAAACGATTGTCCCGGGGCGTGACCATTTGGCGGTTGGATTGCGTACAAAATCAGGTGAAAAGATAGAACGCTTTGACGATTTTATGTTCGCTCCTCCAAATGATGAAACATCGGCGAATATTACTCGAAATTTCCGCTTTTCTGTAAATCAGGAAGTGAAGGCGTGTCTTGCATTTACGTTTGTGTTCTTCTCTCCGCTTGCAGAACAGGGAACACTGAATATTTCCAATTTGACGGTGAAAAAAGTTCAGGATATCAATTACGAATTCGATGCGGACTATACTCCCGAAATTGCAGACAAGAAAAATGTCCGTGCGTTCTATGTGGACTTGAGAATAAACAAGCACGGCGAACAGGGTGGATCGAGTTACGTTTTTGCAACGCCGAGCAATGGCTCCGCTGTAGAATAATTATAGGGGTGTGATATGATGTGTGGTAAGAAGGGTGTATCCCTTATAACGGTTTTGATGTTTATGCTCGTTGCGACAATTGCTGCAACGGCTACGTTCAAATGGCTTAATTCCGAAGGTCATTCAAGTGCGGCCCGCATGATGCGTAATGAAGCGCGCCAGGCGGCGGTGGCGGGGATTACTGCCGCTCGTTCGTGGATGACGTATCACGGAAACGAGACGGGTGCCATTATTCGCCAGTTCAAGGGCAATGGCAATAAGCCTATCCACTTGAATAATGTGCTCGGCAATAATATCGAAAGTGCAAATCAAAATTTTGACGTGTGGCTTGTCGGTGCCGAAACGGAAAGCTCGCCGTATGTGGTGAAAATCCTTTCGACAGGTGAATCGAGGAATGGCTCCAAACATAGTGAAGTCGCGATTATGAAAATTTCGGGGCTTTACCAAGTCAAGGTTCCCGAGAAAAAAGTGAGTATTTCGTTTGACCGAGCGTTCTTTGGCAAGACCACGGGTATTACGGGCGATGACTCGCTGGAATCGGCTATTATCAATGGCGATTTTGGACATCAGAACAACGTTCCTGTAATTTCGAAACCGCTCCTGGTGACGGGTAATTTCTCGTTTCAGGGAACAACGAACATGGGAGGGGACCTGTATGTCGGTGGAAACTTTGAAAATAGGGGAGGGCTTTTTTTCGGAAATCTTGAAATGGACCCGCATTCCAACGATTACGCCAATTGCAAAACGCCTGATGCCGATACGCTTGTCGTCTATATCGGTGGCTCTATAACCACGTGCGAAGGTAACGTCATTGCAGTATGTGGCGACCTTTATGTAGGTGGAAGTGTGCCGGTGAATTGTGATATAAAGGTCGGGGGAAACTTTACCGTCAATGGGCACATGGAACGCGGTACTGGCGATA
Above is a window of Fibrobacter sp. UWB16 DNA encoding:
- a CDS encoding type II secretion system protein J, producing MIFNYVGDLCPKYSRKAGFTLVELLVYMAILGVVVLVAGQAITDSTKIRVRTQNMLASSQNAENVASLLKDDIAQMGAKEYETEKYSGIFNVVQNAFMDPNNADASLIDKSSYFLQKGTGEFDSLYFRKIRYDDDGKYVGLEAVSWYVHDGVLYRRCKRLESAAGAIDDATCPADGNTEVAIANDMSRFKVVPAKPKLLEASTGKVMFPPAGDVSEFRLISRYDGTKMLRLNLTPELGGNPVKLSGFVTNYDVDAEAYSTVNRINQLYAAQANSGSGSWSELCSEMTFTPGAEYEISFKLPILSSTDASQTIVPGRDHLAVGLRTKSGEKIERFDDFMFAPPNDETSANITRNFRFSVNQEVKACLAFTFVFFSPLAEQGTLNISNLTVKKVQDINYEFDADYTPEIADKKNVRAFYVDLRINKHGEQGGSSYVFATPSNGSAVE